In a single window of the Drosophila albomicans strain 15112-1751.03 chromosome 3, ASM965048v2, whole genome shotgun sequence genome:
- the LOC117571368 gene encoding protein spaetzle 5, giving the protein MTKSITRLRLRLDTSSSYSGILFTYVILACTTVAFSSPPSCGLYGAPPCQFLPAPPGQTPNCARPGKTYCEHVDNYPTYLIKSLVRKWGYEAASLLVDETWEEFTSVTSVFYDPKYIFPQRDYGNGQDFNGYSYQTPFGGVPHRGSGNSLFAPHAATTESPTYLLYTSAGQRQGNQQSGGGGGGGAGASAAAGGASSGLYYNNGKTPYNATLWLKRLVRDLSLKQKAIQATAEQLEREIAEQELAKQLLAEHEEETKRELEKEKEKEKEERNTRDVSLNMDLLDIVGVSDSNNNNNKKIQRTKRQSPTRSTLCETTSQFITPQAALNSRGNWMFVVNEENTARQMVKAELCASNTCSNLCDLPNGYNSRCEQKFVQKRLIALQGNGQNLYTDTFWFPSCCVCTIAAN; this is encoded by the exons ATGACAAAGAGTATTAcacgtctccgtctccgtctcgaCACTTCTAGTAGTTATAGTGGAATTCTCTTTACCTATGTG ATATTAGCTTGTACTACAGTTGCCTTCAGCTCACCGCCATCATGCGGCTTATATGGGGCGCCGCCTTGCCAGTTTCTGCCAGCGCCTCCAGGACAAACGCCCAA CTGTGCCAGGCCCGGCAAAACCTATTGCGAGCATGTCGATAACTATCCCAC ATATCTCATCAAGAGTCTAGTACGCAAATGGGGCTATGAGGCGGCCTCTTTGCTGGTGGACGAGACCTGGGAGGAGTTCACATCGGTCACGTCCGTCTTCTATGATCCCAAGTACATATTTCCGCAGCGTGACTATGGCAATGGACAAGACTTCAATGGCTACAGCTATCAAACGCCCTTCGGGGGCGTGCCACATCGTGGCAGCGGCAACTCTCTCTTTGCCCCGCACGCTGCCACCACCGAGTCACCCAC CTATCTGCTCTACACATCCGCCGGTCAGCGTCAGGGCAATCAACAGTCAggtggtggaggaggaggaggagcggGAGCTTCGGCAGCAGCTGGAGGGGCATCGAGTGGATTGTATTACAACAATGGCAAGACGCCTTATAATGCCACACTCTGGCTGAAGCGTCTTGTGCGCGATCTGAGTCTCAAGCAGAAGGCCATTCAGGCCACAGCCGAGCAGCTGGAGCGGGAAATTGCCGAACAGGAGTTGGCCAAGCAGCTTTTGGCTGAGCATGAGGAGGAGACGAAGCGAGAgctggagaaggagaaggaaaaggagaaggaggagcgCAACACGCGTGATGTGTCGCTCAACATGGATCTCTTAGACATTGTGGGTgtcagcgacagcaacaacaacaataacaagaaaattCAGCGCACCAAGCGACAGAGTCCAACGCGCTCAACGCTCTGCGAAACCACATCGCAGTTTATAACGCCACAAGCTGCGCTCAATTCACGCGGCAATTGGATGTTTGTGGTCAACGAGGAGAACACCGCCCGTCAAATGGTCAAGGCGGAGCTCTGTGC CTCAAACACATGCTCGAACCTGTGCGACTTGCCCAATGGATACAACTCCAGGTGCGAGCAGAAGTTCGTACAAAAACGTTTAATTGCGCTGCAGGGCAACGGCCAAAATCTCTACACGGACACGTTCTGGTTTCCCAGTTGTTGCGTCTGCACGATAGCCGCAAattaa